In Juglans microcarpa x Juglans regia isolate MS1-56 chromosome 4S, Jm3101_v1.0, whole genome shotgun sequence, a single window of DNA contains:
- the LOC121263501 gene encoding thiol-disulfide oxidoreductase LTO1 — MVASMLSLSAPPFLSQCPLRSASCFSHGKIDFSKHRWGARRLLVLPVKCLSSEPSQDAESEAETTTSASSSSSFSSSSSNLTYKWCVGLGAIGFVETAYLTYLKLTNSDAFCPIGGGTCGNILNSDYAVVFGVPLPLIGMVAYGLVASLGLQLTRKNLPFGMEESNGRLILLGSTTSMAVASAYFLYLLGTKFSGVSCSYCLMSALLSFSLFFITLKEFRLEEIQKVVGLQLCIASLVFVTLNTSYRASLPISSSLAEIDLPYFSTEITTTSSPFALSLAKHLHSIGAKMYGAFWCSHCLEQKQMFGLEAAKLLDYVECFPDGYRKGTKMIKACSDAGIEGFPMWVINGQALSGEQELLELARASGFKFDNSSQLT, encoded by the exons ATGGTGGCGAGCATGCTGAGCTTATCGGCTCCTCCGTTCTTGTCTCAATGTCCGCTTCGTTCCGCTTCCTGTTTTTCCCATGGCAAAATTGATTTCTCAAAGCACCGTTGGGGTGCTCGGAGACTGCTTGTTCTTCCCGTCAAGTGCTTATCTTCGGAGCCGAGTCAAGATGCCGAATCGGAAGCTGAAACGACGAcgtctgcttcttcttcttcttcgttttcttcttcttcgagtAATTTGACGTACAAATGGTGTGTGGGGCTTGGAGCTATAGGTTTTGTTGAGACCGCGTACTTGACGTACCTCAAGCTCACCAATTCCGATGCATTTTGCCCAATTGGAGGCGGCACTTGCGGCAACATCCTCAATAGCGATTATGCTGTAGTTTTTG GTGTTCCTCTTCCACTGATAGGGATGGTTGCATATGGATTAGTTGCATCACTTGGTCTACAGTTGACAAGAAAGAACTTGCCCTTTGGAATGGAAGAATCTAATGGTCGTTTAATTTTACTTGGAAGCACTACCTCGATGGCAGTTGCCAGTGCATATTTCTTGTACCTTCTGGGCACAAAATTTTCAGGAGTATCATGCTCATACTGTCTAATGTCAGCATTGTTGTCGTTCAGCTTATTTTTTATCACTCTAAAG GAGTTTAGATTGGAAGAAATACAAAAAGTGGTGGGTTTACAGCTATGTATAGCTAGCTTGGTATTTGTTACGCTAAACACTTCATACCGTGCTTCTCTACCTATCTCCTCAAG CCTGGCTGAAATTGACCTGCCATACTTTtcaactgagatcacaacaaCGTCGAGTCCTTTTGCTCTTTCTCTTGCAAAACATCTGCACTCCATAGGTGCTAAAATGTATGGGGCTTTCTGGTGTTCACATTGTTTAGAACAAAAACAG ATGTTTGGATTGGAGGCAGCAAAGCTGTTGGACTATGTGGAATGTTTCCCTGATGGATATAGGAAAGGAACAAAAATGATCAAGGCATGTTCAGATGCTGGAATTGAAGGTTTCCCAATGTGGGTGATTAATGGTCAG GCTTTGAGTGGTGAACAAGAATTGTTAGAGCTGGCCCGGGCATCAGGGTTCAAGTTTGATAATTCCAGTCAACTCACTTAG
- the LOC121262533 gene encoding putative F-box protein At1g65770 produces MVSQAAEIMGERVVDWSDFPKELWSPIGKSLDTGIDVLRFRSVCSSWRSSIPPSHPNSPRFPLQFPHPYDAFPTHLCQSTIYCIQPLDSSSTSTAATSSHIKGYLIKVQESASGKLRLLEPLASHPIRSYPRNTKTLNLLNFRIVEITKAYTLRFGSFGRAVVEDERRYRYRSVPGVNKVVMFPNSAWTNAEGCAIFVIFLDGKLGFAKYGEDKLTFVDDQRSDYDDIIVYKGQFYVVDRLGVVFWIECSSLKLVQFSPPLCGLGSRKHLVESCGALYVVDEYLDKDRGRMEGNRSYFNRRRELHNTIDFKVYKLDEEWGQWVLVKSLGDRAFILGSDCTFSVSAQEFVGCKRNRIYFMELEESRAFNLEDHCIADLAFSPDPPSWLCATNLHELILTT; encoded by the exons ATGGTAAGTCAAGCTGCAGAGATTATGGGAGAGAGAGTGGTGGACTGGTCGGATTTTCCAAAGGAACTATGGTCACCGATCGGCAAAAGCCTCGACACCGGCATCGATGTTCTCCGATTTCGCAGCGTCTGTAGCTCATGGCGTTCCTCTATCCCTCCCTCTCACCCCAACTCTCCTCGCTTCCCTCTCCAATTCCCTCACCCTTACGATGCCTTTCCAACTCATCTCTGCCAGAGTACTATATACTGTATTCAACCGCtagattcttcttcaacttcaacCGCTGCAACTTCTTCGCATATTAAGGGCTACTTGATCAAGGTTCAGGAGTCAGCTTCGGGCAAGTTGCGTCTTCTAGAGCCACTCGCCAGCCATCCTATCCGTTCGTATCCTCGTAATACAAAGACTTTGAACTTGCTCAACTTTCGGATCGTCGAGATAACTAAAGCGTACACGCTTCGATTTGGTTCTTTCGGACGCGCCGTGGTCGAAGATGAACGAAGATATCGTTACAGATCTGTTCCTGGCGTGAATAAAGTAGTGATGTTCCCCAACTCCGCATGGACTAATGCAGAAGGGTGTgcaatttttgtgatttttctcGATGGGAAGTTGGGCTTTGCAAAATATGGGGAGGACAAGCTGACCTTTGTAGATGATCAAAGATCTGACTACGATGATATAATTGTTTATAAGGGTCAATTCTATGTTGTGGATAGATTGGGAGTAGTTTTTTGGATTGAATGCTCGTCCCTGAAATTGGTACAGTTCTCACCTCCACTTTGTGGATTGGGTAGCCGGAAGCATTTGGTGGAGTCATGTGGAGCTCTATATGTTGTTGATGAATACTTGGACAAGGACCGAGGTAGAATGGAGGGTAACAGATCTTATTTTAACAGACGACGGGAACTTCACAATACAATTGATTTCAAAGTGTACAAGTTGGATGAAGAGTGGGGTCAATGGGTCTTGGTCAAAAGCTTGGGTGACAGAGCATTTATTCTGGGTAGTGATTGTACTTTCTCTGTTTCGGCTCAAGAATTTGTTGGATGTAAACGGAATCGAATTTACTTCATGGAACTTGAAGAAAGTCGTGCTTTCAATCTAGAAGATCACTGCATTGCTGATTTAGCATTTTCCCCAGATCCCCCAAGTTGGCTTTGCGCTACTAATCTCCATGAAT TGATTTTAACCACATAA